The Parachlamydiales bacterium genome has a segment encoding these proteins:
- a CDS encoding penicillin-binding transpeptidase domain-containing protein, translated as MSMYRGKKYKKAFRIDPIALIPTKAQTVLSVIGVALLLIVLRTWHLAVIEHEEKVEEASRPQKKIVLEPSRRGTIRDRFNLPLAINKIHYQATVVYSQLAQIPSVRWEKQPDGTNLKKNKRRDYIRKLAETLALELNLDANRVEDLIHSKAALYHHVPFLIKDDLTEQEYYRLKILEKDWIGLNARRQPRRHYPQGRVAADIVGYMGAINRQEYEKVLTEIRTLEEWQRLWDEGEDPALPEGFETHEQALTKLLDLKEKAYSINDFVGKMGIEGKYEQTLRGFQGQKAFTTDARGNFVRELPGSREPLPGKRLLLSISTELQTFAEELLIINDHLRNARISTSGSIEKSVIAEKQPWIKGGSIIAMDPNNGEIIALASYPRYNPNDFVAPGKARKNILRWFETEDYLAGIWEQRHPLMRENYDIFSKSLFEEELWMTWNNFLDFTLPLQGPLRQAMEKIVTINDAIVLQRNPRHERYLKGLESDRDKILILDLSRLAVWESAFDDELLAACGEITLTDHHDHCCAASQLRDILKQHSKVLFSQHTFAQWKKENEKAFLGDKRKEEKQQKKYPKPYIDLLDAEEKEQFEAFWDQNFHEILSAFLVNAWGAVDIEDEVNFYLNYFVENKDIQLTDSCKPLCQQLIQTLDTLSPDNAYLYLATLRGFQDLQRPLLGKYRPVRRENSIQQEKHLAMSFYPLYGFGYGRSHAYRQATTQGSIFKLVTAYAGLIHQYLKNPHGPLNPLTITDSWQRQGSQVIVGFNEDNKPIPQLYKGGRLPKSLNKNIGLTDIIKAIAYSSNPYFSLLAGDILSSPEDLAEAARLFSYGSPTGIDLPGEIGGNIPTDLATNRTGLYATAIGQHSLVVTPLQAAVMLSALANGGKVVQPKLVYMSAGKHPLRSPFDITAVPGNDWELQALPTIQRHEAFMPKAVRAILLEGMHQVVVKSHQSSIKQLKKLYRRFPEAIKDYEALGQDLLGKTSTAESVEAIDLEVPDKSRIYNHLWYGGILFHPQEKKFLFEDKFGKPELVVVVYLRYGSYGKDTAPLAAQVALRWRQIKAKHLLSEK; from the coding sequence ATGAGCATGTACAGAGGAAAGAAATATAAAAAAGCCTTCCGTATTGATCCAATAGCCCTTATTCCTACAAAAGCTCAAACTGTGTTGAGCGTAATAGGAGTCGCTCTTCTCCTCATTGTTTTAAGAACTTGGCATCTTGCCGTCATAGAACATGAGGAGAAGGTCGAAGAAGCGAGCCGCCCCCAAAAGAAAATAGTCCTTGAGCCCTCCCGAAGAGGTACCATTCGCGACCGTTTCAATCTGCCTCTCGCCATCAACAAAATCCATTACCAAGCCACCGTCGTTTATAGCCAATTAGCACAAATCCCTAGCGTCCGTTGGGAAAAACAACCTGATGGCACCAACCTAAAAAAAAATAAAAGACGCGACTACATCCGTAAACTTGCCGAAACCCTAGCCTTAGAACTTAATTTAGATGCAAACCGTGTAGAAGACCTCATCCATTCCAAAGCCGCCCTTTACCATCACGTTCCATTTCTGATTAAGGATGACCTGACAGAACAGGAATACTACCGCCTAAAAATACTGGAAAAAGATTGGATAGGCCTCAATGCGCGTAGACAACCTCGCAGACACTATCCCCAAGGACGTGTAGCAGCTGATATCGTCGGCTACATGGGCGCAATCAACCGTCAGGAATATGAAAAGGTCCTCACAGAAATACGCACTCTAGAAGAATGGCAACGCCTATGGGATGAAGGAGAAGATCCTGCGCTTCCTGAAGGCTTTGAAACACATGAACAAGCACTGACCAAGCTGCTAGACCTGAAAGAAAAGGCCTACTCCATCAATGATTTCGTCGGCAAAATGGGTATTGAAGGAAAATACGAACAGACTTTACGCGGCTTTCAAGGGCAGAAAGCATTCACCACTGATGCAAGGGGCAACTTCGTACGTGAACTCCCCGGCTCACGCGAACCACTCCCGGGAAAACGGCTTCTTCTCTCTATTTCCACAGAGCTGCAAACATTTGCTGAAGAACTACTCATCATCAACGACCACCTGCGCAATGCACGTATCAGCACCTCAGGCAGTATAGAAAAGTCTGTCATAGCAGAAAAACAACCCTGGATTAAAGGCGGCTCCATCATTGCCATGGACCCAAACAACGGTGAAATCATCGCCTTAGCCAGCTATCCCCGCTACAATCCAAATGATTTTGTCGCACCAGGCAAAGCAAGAAAAAACATTCTACGCTGGTTTGAGACAGAAGATTACCTCGCAGGAATCTGGGAACAAAGACACCCCCTAATGCGGGAAAACTACGACATCTTTTCCAAAAGTCTTTTTGAAGAAGAACTCTGGATGACTTGGAATAACTTCCTGGATTTCACTCTCCCATTACAAGGTCCCTTAAGGCAAGCGATGGAAAAAATCGTCACCATCAACGACGCTATCGTTCTCCAACGCAATCCCCGCCATGAAAGATACCTCAAAGGCCTAGAATCAGACCGAGACAAAATCCTTATCTTAGATCTTTCAAGACTGGCTGTTTGGGAAAGTGCTTTCGATGACGAGCTCCTGGCAGCCTGCGGTGAAATCACTCTAACAGATCACCACGACCATTGCTGCGCTGCCTCCCAACTGCGCGATATTCTAAAACAACACAGTAAAGTCCTTTTCAGCCAACACACCTTTGCTCAATGGAAAAAAGAAAACGAGAAAGCATTTCTTGGTGATAAAAGAAAAGAGGAAAAACAACAGAAAAAGTATCCAAAACCCTATATTGACTTGCTTGATGCTGAAGAAAAAGAGCAGTTCGAGGCTTTTTGGGACCAGAATTTCCATGAAATCCTCTCTGCTTTTCTCGTCAACGCCTGGGGCGCTGTAGACATAGAAGATGAAGTCAACTTCTACTTGAATTACTTTGTTGAAAACAAAGATATCCAACTTACAGACTCATGTAAACCTCTCTGTCAGCAGTTAATCCAAACTTTGGATACACTTTCCCCTGACAACGCTTACCTTTACTTAGCCACTTTGCGTGGTTTTCAAGATCTGCAAAGGCCTTTACTAGGAAAATATCGCCCTGTAAGACGTGAAAACTCTATACAGCAAGAAAAGCACCTTGCCATGTCCTTCTATCCCCTCTACGGTTTTGGCTATGGGCGCTCGCATGCCTATAGACAAGCAACCACACAAGGATCGATATTTAAACTTGTCACCGCCTATGCAGGTTTAATACACCAGTACCTAAAAAACCCTCACGGCCCACTCAATCCCCTTACCATTACCGATAGTTGGCAGCGTCAAGGCTCCCAAGTTATTGTAGGATTCAATGAGGACAATAAACCTATCCCCCAACTCTATAAAGGGGGACGCCTGCCTAAAAGCCTGAATAAAAATATTGGCTTAACCGATATCATCAAGGCAATTGCATACTCCAGTAACCCTTACTTTTCTCTCCTCGCCGGCGATATTTTAAGCTCCCCCGAAGACCTGGCGGAAGCAGCTCGCCTATTCTCCTACGGCAGCCCTACAGGAATAGACCTGCCGGGTGAAATTGGCGGCAATATCCCCACAGACTTAGCGACAAATCGCACCGGCCTCTATGCTACAGCCATCGGACAGCACTCTCTTGTCGTTACGCCCCTGCAGGCTGCTGTCATGCTCTCAGCTTTAGCCAATGGCGGCAAGGTCGTCCAACCCAAACTCGTCTATATGTCAGCAGGGAAACACCCCCTACGCTCTCCTTTTGACATTACAGCCGTTCCTGGAAATGATTGGGAGCTGCAAGCCCTCCCAACGATTCAACGACATGAAGCCTTTATGCCCAAGGCTGTACGGGCTATTCTGCTGGAAGGAATGCATCAAGTCGTCGTAAAATCGCACCAATCCTCCATAAAGCAATTAAAAAAACTCTATCGCCGTTTTCCTGAAGCAATCAAGGATTACGAAGCCCTAGGACAGGACCTCTTAGGCAAAACAAGTACCGCCGAATCAGTAGAAGCTATCGATCTGGAAGTTCCGGACAAGAGCCGTATTTATAACCACCTATGGTACGGAGGCATACTTTTCCATCCCCAAGAAAAGAAATTCCTCTTCGAAGATAAGTTTGGGAAACCTGAACTAGTTGTTGTCGTCTATTTGCGTTACGGAAGCTACGGCAAGGATACAGCGCCTCTAGCAGCGCAAGTTGCGCTCCGATGGCGCCAAATCAAAGCAAAACATCTGCTTTCAGAGAAATAA
- a CDS encoding MFS transporter, whose protein sequence is MRLDLLRQWSSFTFLNFTQFLGALNDNIYKLVVVFFLINLLGEGNSHIILSTTSALFVLPFLLFSAGSGVLADRFSKSNIIVLTKLLEVITMGFGLFAFIFESVWATYFILFLLATQSAIFGPSKYGIVPELVPFDRITKANGLLTSFTFVAIILGSFLASFITDITNGDYIVASLFCLMVSIIGLITSFCIEYTPPSGAETEFGIRVLHEIYSSLKIAKEQPSLLMAIMGSSFFLFLGAFVQLNIIPFAEESLGLNTVQGGYLFLLTALGIGSGAMIAAKISGNTVELGLAPLAGFGVTVTCYFIDYFSTSLGAILPLVVIVGMFGGMYQVPMDSYIQVASPSHERGRIIAATNFLSFVGVLLASILIYLNKAVFGLSADKGFILVGNITLAFNLILTYVFFDYVARFLAMALARLHFRTSYEGTENLPDTPAIFVCSHTAWNDTLLMLGGQRRRMRFFIEHELDHSPWLKRLYHLLRIVYVPAIEPLEHNQMCHTVMRNALNKGFSVCIFTTNPNVQEEIDKLRQSENLNAFLDEKHFPVIPVTIEKGEKHKPHRFFMRQLNKIHVPAAVIFGSPVNV, encoded by the coding sequence ATGCGACTTGACCTTCTTAGGCAATGGTCTTCCTTTACATTCCTAAACTTCACTCAATTTTTGGGAGCACTGAACGATAACATATATAAACTCGTCGTCGTTTTCTTCCTCATTAATTTGTTAGGAGAAGGCAATAGCCATATTATCCTATCTACGACGAGCGCTCTATTTGTTCTGCCTTTCCTACTCTTTTCCGCAGGGTCAGGCGTTTTGGCAGACCGCTTCAGCAAAAGCAATATCATTGTTCTCACTAAATTACTTGAAGTGATTACAATGGGCTTTGGCCTTTTTGCCTTTATCTTTGAAAGCGTATGGGCTACCTACTTTATCCTCTTTCTACTGGCTACGCAAAGCGCCATTTTCGGCCCCTCAAAGTACGGTATCGTACCGGAACTCGTCCCGTTTGATAGAATCACCAAAGCTAATGGACTTCTGACATCCTTTACCTTCGTAGCCATCATCTTAGGATCCTTCCTCGCTTCCTTCATTACGGATATCACCAACGGAGACTACATCGTAGCCTCTCTTTTCTGCTTAATGGTCAGCATCATCGGCCTTATTACTAGCTTTTGCATTGAATATACCCCACCTTCGGGGGCCGAAACGGAATTCGGTATCCGGGTCCTCCATGAGATCTATTCTTCTCTTAAAATAGCTAAAGAACAGCCTTCTCTCCTCATGGCCATCATGGGATCCTCCTTTTTCCTTTTCCTCGGCGCTTTCGTACAGTTGAACATCATTCCATTTGCTGAAGAATCTTTGGGGTTAAATACTGTCCAGGGGGGATACCTATTCTTACTTACTGCCCTAGGCATAGGCTCCGGTGCTATGATAGCAGCTAAAATATCAGGCAATACCGTAGAGTTAGGCCTCGCTCCTCTTGCAGGCTTCGGAGTTACCGTCACGTGCTACTTTATCGATTACTTTTCGACCAGCCTCGGCGCTATCCTCCCCCTTGTCGTCATCGTCGGTATGTTCGGGGGTATGTACCAAGTCCCGATGGACTCCTATATACAAGTTGCTAGCCCAAGCCACGAACGCGGACGCATCATTGCGGCCACCAACTTCCTAAGTTTTGTTGGCGTACTTCTAGCCTCTATATTGATCTATCTAAATAAGGCAGTATTTGGACTCTCTGCTGACAAAGGCTTCATCCTCGTGGGCAATATTACCCTGGCCTTTAACTTGATCCTCACCTACGTCTTCTTCGATTATGTAGCGCGTTTCCTTGCTATGGCCTTAGCCCGCCTTCACTTTAGAACTTCTTATGAAGGAACAGAAAACCTTCCAGATACCCCCGCCATTTTTGTCTGCTCCCATACTGCCTGGAATGACACACTACTCATGCTGGGCGGACAACGCCGCAGAATGCGTTTCTTTATCGAGCATGAACTAGACCACTCTCCTTGGCTGAAACGCCTTTACCATCTATTAAGGATTGTTTATGTTCCTGCGATTGAACCCCTGGAGCATAACCAAATGTGCCATACCGTCATGAGGAATGCCCTCAATAAAGGCTTCTCAGTCTGTATTTTCACAACTAATCCCAATGTGCAAGAAGAGATTGATAAATTACGCCAGTCTGAGAACTTAAATGCATTCTTAGATGAAAAACATTTCCCTGTTATACCAGTCACGATCGAAAAAGGGGAAAAACATAAACCTCACCGGTTCTTCATGCGACAGCTCAATAAAATCCATGTTCCCGCTGCGGTTATCTTTGGATCCCCTGTAAATGTATAA
- a CDS encoding LysE family transporter: MILAEINLTELVAIHPVCEDGVTCLRFFWKGAVIGAAIAIPVGPIAILCMQYALSKGFRTAFAAGLGAALADMCFGLVAGLGLSVITDWILYNKCWIQMLGGFFLCYIGAELCFTKSHKAALIDQKDSRISALGSTFMLTLANPLTILAFMALFGTFGLVEATNNIKNTTLTVVGVFLGSLTWWTILTYAASKMRGFLTDKSLLRFREIGGALLLACGVYALLACI; this comes from the coding sequence ATGATTTTAGCCGAAATAAACCTAACCGAACTGGTAGCCATTCATCCCGTTTGTGAAGACGGAGTCACTTGCCTGCGCTTTTTTTGGAAAGGGGCCGTCATCGGTGCGGCAATAGCAATTCCAGTAGGGCCCATAGCAATACTTTGCATGCAATATGCCCTAAGTAAAGGCTTTCGTACCGCTTTTGCAGCCGGATTAGGCGCCGCCTTGGCAGACATGTGCTTCGGGCTAGTCGCCGGATTAGGTTTATCAGTAATTACAGATTGGATCCTCTACAACAAATGCTGGATTCAAATGCTGGGTGGATTTTTCCTATGCTATATCGGCGCCGAGCTTTGTTTTACAAAATCACATAAAGCAGCCTTAATCGACCAGAAAGATTCACGTATAAGTGCATTAGGATCAACATTTATGCTTACATTAGCCAATCCTCTGACCATCCTTGCATTTATGGCTCTTTTTGGAACATTTGGATTGGTTGAGGCAACTAATAATATTAAAAATACCACGTTAACCGTGGTGGGAGTTTTCTTGGGATCTCTCACCTGGTGGACTATACTTACCTACGCAGCCTCTAAGATGCGTGGTTTTTTAACAGATAAAAGCTTATTACGATTTAGAGAAATCGGTGGAGCGCTTTTATTGGCCTGTGGCGTATATGCGCTACTCGCTTGCATCTAA
- a CDS encoding DNA alkylation repair protein, which translates to MKIVLKIQDSFKKAADAQVAQGQRAYMKDQFPYLGIKTTLRRELQKEAFALQSFESEEELLDNVSALWELEEREYQYAAIELLEKGRKLLTSKTLPFIEKFVRDKSWWDTVDFLAAHVTGNIIMKHPVLLNTMDLWVVGDSFWIRRTALLSQLKWKDKTDEERLFRYCTLTMHEKEFFIRKAIGWVLREYSKTNPDSVRQFIEANKTKLSGLSYREASKYV; encoded by the coding sequence ATGAAAATAGTCCTTAAAATACAAGATTCTTTTAAAAAAGCCGCAGATGCACAAGTTGCACAAGGCCAGCGCGCATACATGAAAGATCAGTTTCCCTATCTAGGCATAAAAACCACTTTAAGAAGGGAACTTCAAAAGGAAGCATTTGCATTACAGTCTTTTGAAAGTGAAGAAGAACTTTTAGATAATGTTTCAGCTTTGTGGGAACTGGAAGAAAGAGAATATCAGTACGCTGCGATAGAACTTTTAGAGAAAGGGCGTAAATTATTAACTTCAAAAACGTTGCCATTTATTGAAAAGTTTGTCCGTGATAAGTCCTGGTGGGATACTGTGGATTTTTTGGCGGCACATGTGACCGGAAATATTATCATGAAGCATCCGGTATTATTAAATACTATGGATTTATGGGTTGTCGGAGATAGTTTCTGGATTAGGCGTACTGCATTGTTGAGCCAGCTAAAATGGAAAGACAAGACAGATGAGGAAAGGTTATTCAGATATTGTACACTCACAATGCACGAGAAAGAATTTTTTATACGTAAAGCGATTGGTTGGGTGCTTAGGGAATATTCCAAAACTAACCCCGATTCAGTTAGACAATTTATAGAAGCTAATAAAACTAAACTTAGCGGGCTTAGCTATCGTGAAGCCTCAAAATATGTATAA
- a CDS encoding DUF1398 family protein, which yields MTMIDEKAILSISEKGRLGHWPYPKIYRAYKDLGLEGYSVEVETHTVTFFCKDQIIKEVVNMGGEKLLIAPFHDKAKIEEAIEYNQTQGGSYPQFLKDIAAAGVMLYRVQMKDDTIHYLGMNGEDYVEGVPVNIYPFETSKVKHWVDESVKNEVNYPAVFEGLRQAGILFFTLDVAEQRGSYHGDVHIYESQLTESKNKISIAGSFSEEKLKQVLEKRARNLISFPQFLSGLGEAGVAHVKVDLLRGIQTFNGNNGCYKKMIPRK from the coding sequence ATGACTATGATAGATGAAAAAGCAATTCTAAGTATTTCTGAGAAAGGAAGATTAGGTCACTGGCCGTATCCAAAGATCTATAGAGCTTATAAGGATTTAGGCCTAGAAGGTTATAGTGTGGAAGTTGAAACGCATACTGTCACCTTTTTTTGCAAAGACCAGATAATAAAAGAAGTGGTGAATATGGGTGGAGAAAAGCTTTTGATAGCGCCCTTCCACGATAAAGCAAAAATAGAAGAGGCCATCGAATATAATCAAACCCAGGGTGGATCTTACCCGCAATTTCTGAAAGATATCGCAGCTGCAGGTGTTATGCTCTATCGTGTGCAGATGAAGGATGATACTATCCATTATTTAGGTATGAACGGAGAAGACTATGTGGAAGGTGTGCCGGTAAATATTTACCCTTTTGAGACATCTAAGGTTAAGCATTGGGTAGATGAAAGCGTAAAAAATGAGGTAAATTATCCGGCAGTTTTTGAAGGGTTGAGACAGGCGGGAATATTATTCTTCACATTAGATGTAGCAGAGCAAAGAGGCTCGTATCATGGTGACGTACATATCTATGAGAGTCAACTAACCGAATCTAAGAATAAAATCTCTATAGCCGGGAGTTTTTCCGAAGAGAAGTTGAAGCAGGTATTGGAAAAAAGAGCTAGAAACTTGATTTCCTTTCCACAATTTCTATCAGGGTTGGGAGAAGCGGGCGTAGCGCATGTAAAAGTGGATCTACTCAGAGGAATACAAACCTTTAATGGTAATAACGGATGTTATAAGAAAATGATTCCAAGAAAATAA